In Calonectris borealis chromosome 10, bCalBor7.hap1.2, whole genome shotgun sequence, a single genomic region encodes these proteins:
- the HRH1 gene encoding histamine H1 receptor, with protein MSKNTTENLTDPHSALLGVFLGSISLITIVMNILVLCAVKTEKKLQTVGNLYIVSLSIADLIVGAAVMPLNIVYHLSPVWTLGLPVCLFWLSMDYVASTASIFSLFILCIDRYRSVQQPLKYLRYRTKMRASLMILGVWLLSFLWVIPILGWHVFTNNGKREGKENKCETEFSEVAWFKVLTAIVNFYLPSIMMLWFYYKIFRAVRKHCRHREFIGESYPSSSEKTPMHHSKTKDKQNICLQKQILDENTPPKDKQSSLQPKNMEAELHFSNPDKSSKAFVSKSNKKVLKWSCFPLTTAQSKPGLDKAGKKRVCVTKTNENEEEPCSQDSDLSDASGNHTFTEEVPCREDSSSNPEGACSPQEKTENRDFGGLTYLRKTWQNLHSKRDIQGLHENRERKAAKQLGVIMAAFMLCWSPYFVLFMVIAFQGHEQFSKLHMFTIWLGYVNSTLNPFLYPLCNQNFKKTFKKILHIH; from the coding sequence ATGTCAAAAAACACAACAGAGAACTTGACTGACCCTCACTCAGCTCTTCTAGGTGTGTTCCTGGGAAGCATTTCACTGATCACTATTGTCATGAATATATTAGTACTATGTGctgtgaaaactgaaaagaagCTGCAAACAGTTGGCAATTTATACATTGTCAGCCTCTCCATTGCAGATCTCATAGTTGGTGCAGCTGTTATGCCTCTAAATATTGTTTATCACCTAAGTCCTGTGTGGACTCTAGGCTTACCAGTTTGTTTGTTCTGGCTGTCAATGGATTATGTGGCCAGTACTGCATCCATTTTCAGTCTCTTCATATTGTGCATTGATCGTTATCGTTCAGTTCAGCAACCACTGAAATATCTCAGGTATAGAACAAAAATGAGAGCATCGCTAAtgattttgggggtttggttgCTCTCTTTCCTGTGGGTCATTCCAATCCTAGGATGGCATGTTTTTACTAATaatggaaaaagggaaggaaaggaaaacaaatgtgaaacTGAATTCTCTGAAGTCGCCTGGTTTAAAGTGTTGACAGCCATTGTCAATTTCTACCTACCCTCTATCATGATGCTATGGTTCTACTATAAAATATTCAGAGCTGTTCGAAAACACTGTCGGCACCGAGAGTTCATCGGTGAATCATATCCATCTTCCTCAGAAAAAACCCCCATGCATCATAGTAAGACAAAGGATAAGCAAAATATTTGTCTCCAAAAGCAAATCTTAGATGAGAACACCCCTCCCAAAGACAAGCAAAGCTCCCTTCAGCCCAAAAATATGGAGGCAGAGCTTCATTTCAGTAATCCTGACAAGTCTTCAAAGGCATTCGTGAGCAAGAGTAATAAGAAAGTCCTTAAATGGAGCTGTTTTCCTCTCACTACTGCCCAGTCTAAGCCAGGCCTGGATAAAGCAGGAAAGAAGCGTGTGTGTGTAACAAAAACCAACGAAAATGAAGAGGAGCCTTGCTCACAAGACAGTGACTTAAGTGATGCATCAGGCAACCATACTTTCACAGAGGAGGTACCCTGTAGAGAGGACTCCAGTTCTAACCCTGAAGGAGCCTGCAGTCCTCAGGAAAAGACTGAGAACAGGGATTTTGGAGGACTGACTTACCTGAGGAAAACCTGGCAAAATCTGCATTCCAAAAGGGACATTCAAGGACTGCATGAGaacagggagaggaaagcagctaAGCAGTTAGGGGTCATAATGGCAGCCTTTATGCTGTGCTGGAGTCCctattttgtattatttatggTAATAGCTTTCCAGGGCCATGAACAATTTTCGAAATTACACATGTTCACTATATGGCTTGGCTATGTGAACTCCACCTTAAATCCATTCCTGTATCCTCTCTGTAACCAGAATTTCAAGAAGACATTCAAAAAGATCCTTCACATTCACTGA